From Xenopus tropicalis strain Nigerian chromosome 3, UCB_Xtro_10.0, whole genome shotgun sequence, the proteins below share one genomic window:
- the serpine1 gene encoding plasminogen activator inhibitor 1, producing the protein MSRNLRCMIVVLLSLASVTSAQNRVSRVAQKGTSFGLRLFQEVLADQWGKNLGFSPYGVTSALSVLQSGAAGTTLDQIRKALNYGHKEWAVALALNKLREQISGQQKSAEDPKPVHIADGLFVQRDLSLTPGFLQRFQATFHRHLSQVNFTDVAQAKDIINQWVENKTDGMIKDLVGSNNIPPLTRLVLLSAVHFSGKWTVPFLEKATHQRPFYRSDGSHVQVQMMANTGKYNCSEFTTPDGDFYDVIELPYEGEELSMLIAAPYEKNVPLSAITNILTPELIAQWKAQMKKVTRLLVLPKFSLLSEVDLKKPLERLGITDMFTQETADFSRLSSEKPLYVSEAFQKIKVEVTEKGTRASAATAAILLARMAPLEVIMDHPFLFMVRHNPTGTLLFVGQVMEP; encoded by the exons ATGTCACGCAACTTAAG GTGCATGATAGTCGTCTTACTTTCCCTGGCATCAGTCACGTCTGCCCAAAACAGAGTGTCTCGTGTGGCTCAGAAAGGCACAAGTTTTGGGTTACGCTTGTTCCAAGAGGTTCTTGCAGACCAATGGGGAAAGAACCTGGGCTTCTCGCCTTATGGGGTAACTTCTGCCTTGAGTGTCCTTCAGTCGGGTGCAGCTGGGACGACACTGGATCAGATTCgcaaagctctaaattatggacaTAAAG AATGGGCAGTGGCCTTGGCACTAAATAAACTTCGGGAGCAGATTTCTGGACAGCAAAAATCTGCTGAAGACCCCAAGCCGGTACACATTGCAGATGGTCTCTTTGTACAGCGGGACCTGTCGCTGACCCCAGGCTTTCTCCAAagatttcaagcaactttccaCCGACACCTCAGCCAGGTCAATTTTACTGATGTGGCCCAAGCCAAGGACATCATAAATCAATGGGTAGAGAACAAGACAGATG gAATGATCAAAGATTTAGTGGGCAGCAACAACATACCCCCACTGACCCGCCTTGTGCTATTAAGTGCTGTACACTTCAGTGGCAAATGGACTGTTCCATTCCTAGAGAAGGCAACTCACCAGCGCCCCTTCTACAGATCTGATGGGTCTCATGTGCAAGTTCAAATGATGGCCAACACTGGGAAATACAACTGCA GTGAATTCACAACCCCAGATGGGGATTTTTATGATGTGATAGAGCTGCCATATGAAGGAGAGGAGCTCAGCATGCTTATTGCTGCTCCTTATGAAAAGAATGTTCCCTTATCCGCCATCACAAACATCCTGACACCTGAGCTCATTGCCCAGTGGAAAGCCCAAATGAAGAAAGTAACACGTCTTTTAGTCCTACCCAA GTTCTCTCTGCTCAGCGAAGTTGATCTGAAGAAGCCACTGGAACGTCTCGGAATTACGGACATGTTCACTCAAGAGACTGCAGACTTCAGCCGCTTGTCTT ctGAAAAACCACTGTATGTATCTGAAGCTTTTCAAAAAATCAAGGTGGAAGTGACGGAAAAAGGCACAAGAGCATCTGCAGCAACAG CTGCAATCCTGCTAGCTCGAATGGCTCCTCTGGAGGTTATCATGGACCATCCTTTCTTGTTTATGGTCAGACACAACCCAACAG GCACACTGCTATTTGTGGGACAAGTCATGGAGCCCTGA